The following proteins are encoded in a genomic region of Saccharopolyspora antimicrobica:
- a CDS encoding SDR family oxidoreductase, with the protein MRIVIAGAHGKIARHLGRGLSERGDSVLGLIRNPDHAADLRADGVEPLVADLERIDAVDLAGSLSGVDAAVFAAGAGPGSGAARKDTVDRAASALLADACQEAGVRRFLQVSSMGAKNPTPSDVDPVFGAYLDAKRAAEADLRARPLDWTILRPGRLTDDRPTGRVRLAAEVDRAEVTRADVAAVLLALLDEPASVGRELELVNGPTPIHEALRQALG; encoded by the coding sequence ATGCGAATCGTGATTGCCGGCGCCCACGGGAAGATCGCGCGACACCTGGGCCGGGGCCTGTCCGAACGTGGTGATTCGGTGCTCGGGCTGATCCGCAACCCGGACCACGCGGCGGATCTGCGGGCCGACGGCGTGGAGCCGCTGGTGGCCGATCTGGAACGGATCGACGCCGTTGACCTGGCCGGGTCGCTGTCCGGTGTGGACGCCGCGGTGTTCGCCGCGGGCGCGGGCCCGGGCAGCGGTGCGGCGCGCAAGGACACTGTGGACCGGGCTGCCTCGGCGCTGCTCGCGGACGCCTGCCAGGAGGCCGGAGTCCGGCGGTTCCTGCAGGTCAGCTCGATGGGCGCCAAGAATCCGACACCGTCCGACGTGGACCCGGTCTTCGGTGCCTACCTGGACGCCAAGCGGGCGGCCGAGGCGGATCTGCGGGCCCGGCCGCTGGACTGGACGATCCTGCGACCCGGTCGGCTGACCGACGATCGACCGACCGGCCGGGTGCGGTTGGCCGCGGAGGTCGACCGCGCCGAGGTGACCCGGGCGGACGTCGCGGCGGTGCTCCTCGCGCTGCTGGACGAACCCGCCTCGGTCGGGCGGGAGCTGGAGCTCGTCAACGGGCCGACCCCGATCCACGAAGCCCTCCGCCAGGCCCTCGGCTGA
- a CDS encoding IclR family transcriptional regulator translates to MAGNSRDPGRSVTARALSVLTAFDIDHVRLTLTAIARRAEIPLATAHRLVRELEMWGALQRDGDGRYAIGLRLWEIGLLAPVNSRLREVALPHMQELCRHTHDNVHLAVRSGLEVVYVEKLTTPRAVPIISRSGGRLPLHSTGVGKVLLAHAPTTVVHEYCERGLERHTAYTITEPGRLGRELQSVRSRGFAQANEEMTLGNCSVAVPVHDGGGSVVAAIGVVAHSARADVGKLVKALLPAAEGIRQRLVELDRTELDLLSR, encoded by the coding sequence ATGGCGGGGAACAGCCGGGATCCTGGCCGATCGGTCACGGCGCGGGCGCTCAGCGTGCTCACCGCCTTCGACATCGACCACGTCCGGCTGACCCTGACCGCCATCGCGCGGCGGGCGGAGATCCCGCTGGCCACCGCCCACCGGCTGGTCCGCGAGCTGGAGATGTGGGGCGCGCTGCAGCGCGACGGCGACGGCCGGTACGCGATCGGCCTGCGGCTGTGGGAGATCGGGCTGCTCGCGCCGGTGAACAGCCGACTGCGCGAGGTCGCCCTGCCGCACATGCAGGAGCTGTGCCGCCACACCCACGACAACGTCCACCTCGCGGTCCGCTCCGGGCTGGAGGTCGTCTACGTCGAGAAGCTCACCACGCCGCGCGCGGTGCCGATCATCTCGCGCAGCGGCGGGCGGTTGCCGCTGCACTCGACGGGAGTCGGGAAGGTGCTGCTCGCGCACGCGCCGACGACGGTGGTGCACGAGTACTGCGAGCGCGGGCTGGAGCGGCACACCGCCTACACCATCACCGAGCCCGGCAGGCTGGGGCGCGAGCTGCAGAGCGTGCGCAGCCGCGGTTTCGCCCAGGCCAACGAGGAGATGACGCTCGGGAACTGCTCGGTCGCGGTGCCGGTGCACGACGGCGGCGGCTCGGTCGTCGCTGCCATCGGCGTGGTGGCGCACAGCGCTCGGGCCGACGTCGGGAAGCTGGTCAAGGCACTCCTGCCCGCCGCCGAAGGAATCCGGCAGCGGCTGGTGGAGCTGGACCGCACCGAGCTCGACCTGCTGTCCAGGTGA
- a CDS encoding D-arabinono-1,4-lactone oxidase, which yields MQRWTNWARTATGTPSSVLAPRDTAEAAAAIREAADAGRTVRPLGTGHSFSSIGSPGTGCALDLSHWTGIVRAEPDTGLVTVRAGTPLHQLNAELDGLGLAMANLGDIDQQTISGAISTGTHGTGGALGGLATQVEALELLLADGSERRCSATEHPELFAAARVGLGALGVITSVTLRCVPAFTLHADERPAPLDEVLERFDELAADNDHAEFYWFPHSANTLVKRNNRHDGPPRPLHPVRHFLEYEVLENRLFGTVCKLGRAVPALVRPLNRICASTWSARTYSDRSHRVFTTPRSVRFVESEYAIPQEALRDVLRELRSAARGLDDPVMFPVEVRVAAADDIWLSTAYRRPTAYIAIHQFQGMPHRRWFDAFEDIAGAAGGRPHWGKMHRLDADALRERYPRFDDFRRLRAELDPAGVFRNAYLDRVLGPCG from the coding sequence ATGCAGCGTTGGACCAACTGGGCCCGAACCGCCACCGGCACGCCGAGCAGCGTCCTCGCGCCGCGCGACACCGCCGAAGCAGCGGCCGCGATCCGGGAGGCCGCGGACGCCGGGCGCACCGTGCGCCCGCTGGGCACCGGCCACTCGTTCTCCAGCATCGGATCGCCGGGCACCGGCTGCGCGCTGGACCTCTCGCACTGGACCGGCATCGTGCGCGCGGAACCGGACACCGGGCTGGTCACCGTCCGCGCCGGGACCCCGCTGCACCAGCTGAACGCCGAGCTCGACGGGCTCGGCCTGGCGATGGCCAACCTCGGTGACATCGACCAGCAGACGATCTCCGGCGCGATCTCCACCGGCACCCACGGCACCGGCGGCGCGCTCGGCGGACTGGCCACCCAGGTCGAAGCGCTGGAACTGCTGCTCGCCGACGGCAGCGAACGGCGCTGCTCGGCCACCGAGCACCCCGAGCTGTTCGCCGCCGCGCGCGTCGGCCTCGGCGCCCTCGGCGTGATCACCTCGGTCACGCTGCGCTGCGTACCCGCGTTCACCCTCCACGCCGACGAGCGCCCGGCACCGCTGGACGAGGTGCTGGAGCGCTTCGACGAGCTGGCCGCCGACAACGACCACGCCGAGTTCTACTGGTTCCCGCACAGCGCGAACACGCTGGTCAAGCGCAACAACCGGCACGACGGCCCACCGCGGCCGCTGCACCCGGTCCGGCACTTCCTGGAGTACGAGGTGCTGGAGAACCGGTTGTTCGGCACGGTCTGCAAGCTCGGCCGCGCGGTGCCCGCGCTGGTGCGGCCGCTCAACCGGATCTGCGCGTCGACCTGGTCCGCGCGCACCTACAGCGACCGGTCGCACCGGGTCTTCACCACACCGCGCAGCGTCCGGTTCGTGGAGTCGGAGTACGCGATTCCGCAGGAAGCGCTGCGAGACGTGCTGCGGGAGCTGCGATCCGCCGCGCGCGGACTGGACGATCCGGTCATGTTCCCGGTCGAGGTGCGCGTCGCGGCGGCCGACGACATCTGGCTGTCCACCGCCTACCGGCGCCCGACCGCCTACATCGCAATCCACCAGTTCCAGGGCATGCCGCACCGCCGGTGGTTCGACGCCTTCGAGGACATCGCGGGCGCCGCGGGCGGGCGGCCGCACTGGGGCAAGATGCACCGGCTCGACGCCGACGCGCTGCGCGAGCGCTACCCGCGCTTCGACGACTTCCGCCGCCTGCGGGCCGAGCTCGACCCAGCGGGCGTCTTCCGCAACGCCTACCTGGACCGCGTCCTCGGCCCCTGTGGATAA